Proteins from a genomic interval of Medicago truncatula cultivar Jemalong A17 chromosome 3, MtrunA17r5.0-ANR, whole genome shotgun sequence:
- the LOC25489707 gene encoding agamous-like MADS-box protein MADS9 translates to MLYTQTLFKEHTERKKKEKKKLEKKMGRGKIEIKRIENSSNRQVTYSKRKNGILKKAKEISVLCDAQVSLILFGASGKMHEYISPSTTLIDILDRYQRASGKTLWDAKHENLSNEIDRIKKENDSMQIDLRHLKGEDITSLNYKELMALEESLENGLTGVRDKKMEVHRMFKRNGKILEDENKELNFLLQQHMALEGVGNMHGQWI, encoded by the exons ATGCTCTATACTCAAACATTGTTTAAAGAACACacagagagaaagaaaaaggagaagaagaagctaGAAAAGAAGATGGGAAGAGGTAAGATTGAGATCAAGAGGATTGAAAACTCAAGCAACAGGCAAGTTACTTATTCAAAGAGAAAGAATGGAATCCTTAAGAAAGCAAAGGAAATAAGTGTTCTTTGTGATGCTCAAGTTTCCCTTATTCTCTTTGGTGCTTCTGGAAAGATGCATGAATACATCAGCCCTTCTACCAC GTTGATTGATATTCTGGACAGATACCAGAGAGCCTCTGGGAAAACCCTATGGGATGCTAAGCATGAG AACCTTAGCAATGAAATTGATAGAATCAAAAAGGAGAATGATAGCATGCAAATTGATCTCAG GCACTTGAAGGGAGAGGATATTACCTCACTGAATTACAAAGAGCTGATGGCCCTTGAGGAATCCCTTGAAAATGGTCTTACTGGCGTCCGTGACAAAAag ATGGAAGTGCATAGGATGTTCAAGAGAaat GGAAAAATCTTGGAGGATGAAAATAAGGAACTCAATTTTCTTCTG CAACAGCATATGGCACTTGAAGGTGTGGGAAACATGCATGGACAATGGATTTAA